The genomic window TTTATTTTTCAGTGAAATGGGTTTTGTTGCGTTGGAAATAATGCTCATAGTACTGGTTGTCGTTGCATTACTGGCTGATTTTGTTGATGGAGTAGGGATAGTAATACCCTCATACGTAGGGATATTTACAATTCCACTGGCATTGATATTGGCCCCTCAGAATGCAGCTACTATCATATTCATCGCCGGGACAGGCGGAATCATAGCAGGCACAGTGGCATCCTTGATGGCCTTGAAAAGAGAAGAAAAAGGAAGCGCTTATATCGATATAGGTGGAGCAGCCTGCTTTCAGGCAATATATATAACCGCCTTACTGGCCGCATTAATATCCGGGTTCATTCCTTGAATAAAGATTACCATTACCCTGATTTCCAATTTTATTTTGCAGGACTTTTGATGTTTTGACGGAACGATATTTTTCAATCCCTTTCTCACCGAACCTGAATGATTGAGGCGTGGGATCTATTTTTGTGGCCCTCATTTTTTGTATAGCCATAACAGGAGTTAAGGTGTTATCAATATCATTTAATTGCATGGAATCAAGAAATATGATACCATCACCCAGAAAATCATATTCATCAAAATCTTTGGTTTCAATACCATGCTTTTTTTCCGTTATTAAAAATGAAGTTATATCCCTATTCTTAATAGTTCTGTGTAACGAACGCCAGCCCCCGGAATTGCGGAATTTTTCAGGGTTGCTAAAAACATTAAGGGAATCAAACACTATCCTGCGGGGTTTATACGTCTCAATAATCTCTGTGATCTCTTCAAAGGTCAACATCGACATCCCAAAAACTTCCAGATAGCCATCATCGATGTATTTTGCAACATCCCAGCCAAATCTCATAAATTGTTGCACCAGCTGCGGAAGACGTTCTTCAAAGGAAAAAAGGACACATTTCTCTGCCTTGATTACACCCTCCATCAGATATTGCATGCAAAGAGTGGTCTTTCCCGTGCCAGGGGGGCCTGTAACAATCACTGAGAATCCTTCCGGAATACCCCCTTCCAGCATATCATCCAGCCCCACAATGCCGGTACTTATACGTTTTATTGAGCATTGCAAATTACCGGCATCCATTTTTGACCTGAAGCGCCCCTTGTCAAGCGAGAGTAAAGCTTTCTCGAGTACAAGGTTTTTAGCACCAAGTTCTTTTTCATACCGATCAAGAACTTTAATGGCATCCGAACTGAGTGTCG from Methanohalophilus halophilus includes these protein-coding regions:
- a CDS encoding DUF1614 domain-containing protein, encoding MLCYKQQLTLGPISSYPLFLILLLMPIASNIEIPITKIRTRKNQHMHRDALLLEETYGVPVVNELTTGTNLIYDTKITLNVGGFIIPILTILYLFFSEMGFVALEIMLIVLVVVALLADFVDGVGIVIPSYVGIFTIPLALILAPQNAATIIFIAGTGGIIAGTVASLMALKREEKGSAYIDIGGAACFQAIYITALLAALISGFIP
- a CDS encoding RAD55 family ATPase; translation: MVRNKYPVHTTLSSDAIKVLDRYEKELGAKNLVLEKALLSLDKGRFRSKMDAGNLQCSIKRISTGIVGLDDMLEGGIPEGFSVIVTGPPGTGKTTLCMQYLMEGVIKAEKCVLFSFEERLPQLVQQFMRFGWDVAKYIDDGYLEVFGMSMLTFEEITEIIETYKPRRIVFDSLNVFSNPEKFRNSGGWRSLHRTIKNRDITSFLITEKKHGIETKDFDEYDFLGDGIIFLDSMQLNDIDNTLTPVMAIQKMRATKIDPTPQSFRFGEKGIEKYRSVKTSKVLQNKIGNQGNGNLYSRNEPGY